From one Streptococcus oralis genomic stretch:
- a CDS encoding CAP domain-containing protein, which yields MKKKYTYLTASVLTAVTMLPTFAPSEAHAAYNWNGNNSYYTRTSRRSSNRTSNRTTANRSRTSNYTVRSYGYNSYYPSYNYGYNSYYPSYNYGYGSYYPSYNYGYNNWNNYYGYDNSSNYYGYNYWNSYNNLASDENYIYWNGNHYYRMNDGSYRIYRNGQWKPLTNNSNNNSSTNNLENDPHYRYENGYHYYVLDNGDYYYYQNGKWVLVKDSADTTPAQPAQPAEPTPAQPATPAEPKPEQPTTPVEPAQPSQPEVPAPTPAEPEAPTPAPSDKPEEPTTPAEPKPEQPATPSVDLPENPPINGADSEFDPFKPSTETPAEPKPETPATPAIPTTPGLVTTDEPSENQIPDYVEKPAEGLEHLAWAPNGQTPKLVYPPGKPGDAVLKNDKNYYFDGSAHYYYVSSNSERTGYSAYWKWLGGKWKLQGMTDPNDPARDPKLHENTADDEYMYSDKNSSVKLYSTNLVTTAKAGQALPFKNVEEFKNYVIEKMNPKFLDNSGWDAKVEWEIEDPEIFEKTKENPYAKDYVLIANLKSGVEDKKYSDVEFGYVKFVYRVEATNDTNYDYVSKAKEAFAKINETRKAQGLKELTWSEDIYQNQALPKVNEISRQYDSTGFVGRRDEDAAVVVKKWANSGLRDLLLDPNVTEGAVAAVVDGNGVYYWAYSYK from the coding sequence ATGAAGAAAAAATATACCTATTTGACAGCTTCTGTTTTAACAGCTGTAACAATGCTTCCAACTTTTGCACCAAGTGAAGCTCACGCTGCTTACAACTGGAATGGGAATAATAGCTACTATACAAGAACTAGCCGCCGTTCAAGCAATCGTACTTCTAACCGTACTACTGCAAATCGTAGCCGCACATCAAACTATACTGTAAGAAGTTATGGCTACAACAGTTATTACCCAAGCTATAACTATGGCTACAATAGCTACTACCCAAGCTATAATTATGGATATGGTAGCTATTACCCAAGTTACAACTACGGTTACAATAATTGGAATAACTACTATGGCTATGACAACAGTAGCAACTACTATGGTTATAACTATTGGAATAGTTACAACAACCTTGCTAGCGATGAAAACTATATTTACTGGAATGGCAATCACTACTACCGCATGAACGACGGTAGCTACCGTATTTATCGTAACGGTCAGTGGAAACCTTTGACAAACAATAGTAACAACAACTCATCTACTAACAACTTGGAAAACGATCCGCACTATCGTTACGAAAATGGATACCATTACTATGTATTGGACAATGGTGATTATTACTACTACCAAAATGGTAAGTGGGTATTGGTGAAAGATTCTGCTGATACAACACCAGCACAACCAGCACAACCAGCTGAGCCAACACCAGCACAACCAGCAACTCCTGCTGAACCAAAACCAGAACAACCAACAACTCCGGTTGAGCCAGCACAACCAAGTCAACCTGAAGTTCCTGCTCCAACACCAGCAGAACCAGAGGCTCCAACACCAGCTCCTAGTGATAAACCTGAAGAGCCAACAACACCAGCTGAGCCAAAACCAGAGCAACCAGCAACTCCAAGTGTTGACCTACCAGAAAACCCACCAATTAATGGTGCTGATAGTGAATTTGATCCATTCAAGCCATCAACAGAAACACCAGCAGAACCAAAACCAGAAACACCAGCAACTCCAGCTATCCCAACAACACCAGGTTTGGTAACGACTGATGAACCAAGTGAAAACCAAATCCCTGATTATGTTGAAAAACCAGCTGAAGGATTGGAACACTTGGCTTGGGCACCAAATGGACAAACTCCAAAATTGGTTTACCCACCAGGTAAACCAGGTGATGCAGTCCTCAAGAATGATAAAAACTACTACTTCGACGGTAGTGCACATTACTATTATGTATCATCTAATTCAGAGCGTACAGGTTACTCAGCATACTGGAAGTGGCTTGGAGGAAAATGGAAACTTCAAGGGATGACTGATCCAAACGATCCAGCTCGTGATCCAAAACTTCACGAAAACACTGCTGATGACGAGTACATGTACAGTGACAAGAACTCAAGCGTGAAACTTTACTCAACTAACTTGGTAACGACTGCTAAAGCAGGTCAAGCATTGCCATTCAAGAATGTTGAAGAGTTCAAAAACTATGTCATCGAAAAAATGAATCCTAAGTTCCTTGATAACTCTGGTTGGGATGCTAAAGTTGAGTGGGAAATCGAAGATCCAGAAATCTTTGAGAAGACTAAAGAAAACCCATACGCTAAGGACTATGTCTTGATTGCAAATCTCAAGAGTGGTGTCGAAGACAAGAAATACAGTGATGTAGAATTTGGTTATGTGAAGTTTGTTTACCGTGTTGAAGCAACAAATGATACAAACTATGACTATGTTTCAAAAGCGAAAGAAGCTTTCGCTAAAATCAATGAGACTCGTAAAGCTCAAGGATTGAAAGAATTGACTTGGTCTGAAGACATTTATCAAAATCAAGCACTTCCGAAAGTAAATGAAATTTCACGTCAATACGATAGCACAGGCTTTGTAGGACGTCGTGATGAAGATGCTGCTGTTGTCGTTAAGAAATGGGCAAACAGTGGTTTGAGAGACTTGCTTCTCGATCCGAATGTCACTGAAGGAGCTGTAGCAGCAGTAGTTGATGGAAACGGTGTATACTACTGGGCATACAGTTACAAATAA